In the genome of Qipengyuania seohaensis, one region contains:
- a CDS encoding DUF1905 domain-containing protein produces MSETLICTLLLRQWRGERGTYHLVTIAGESADTLAMHERMTRLELGSRRGFSSVKVMASIGGTRWKTSVFPQKGRTEWVLLVSKKVMRAEDLSEGDMLTAELELL; encoded by the coding sequence GTGAGCGAGACCCTCATCTGCACCCTCCTCTTGCGGCAATGGCGGGGAGAACGCGGGACGTATCATCTCGTGACGATTGCGGGCGAGAGCGCAGATACACTCGCGATGCACGAGCGGATGACGCGGCTGGAACTTGGCAGCCGGCGCGGCTTCAGCTCGGTCAAGGTCATGGCCAGCATCGGGGGCACGCGCTGGAAGACCTCGGTCTTTCCTCAAAAGGGCAGGACCGAATGGGTGTTGCTGGTTTCAAAAAAAGTGATGAGGGCCGAAGATCTCTCAGAAGGCGATATGCTCACTGCCGAACTGGAATTGCTTTAG
- a CDS encoding peptidylprolyl isomerase has product MTKPLISLAAALALSAPSSAPLAAQDAPVGAPSPNEIVEGAAAEEWIAIPAEDLLVMTLAPATNGSERKVVIQLMPAPFSQGWVENIRTLARAQWYDDITVNRVQDNYVVQWGDLNYDNPEADGEPKLLPEGVKVMDESDYVQRVPEAEEEQAGRYRLIDSYAEATDVKGGFPVAQVGDFWWPVHCYGMIGVGRNYSPDTGSGAELYTVIGHAPRHLDRNIALVGRIIEGMEHLSSLPRGSGALGFYTDEEADKRTPILTVRVASDLPAAEQPHFEFLSTAGETFPRYADARANRRDPFFIVPAGGADICNIPVPIRRAGE; this is encoded by the coding sequence ATGACCAAACCCTTGATTTCGCTCGCCGCAGCGCTCGCTCTTTCGGCTCCTTCGTCCGCCCCCCTCGCAGCGCAAGATGCGCCTGTCGGAGCGCCTTCGCCGAATGAAATTGTCGAAGGCGCGGCGGCCGAAGAGTGGATTGCTATTCCCGCCGAAGATCTGCTTGTGATGACCCTCGCTCCCGCCACCAACGGGTCCGAGCGAAAGGTCGTTATCCAGCTGATGCCTGCGCCCTTCAGCCAGGGCTGGGTCGAGAACATTCGCACCCTCGCCCGCGCGCAATGGTACGATGACATCACCGTGAACCGTGTGCAGGACAATTACGTCGTGCAGTGGGGCGACCTCAATTACGACAATCCCGAAGCCGATGGCGAACCCAAGCTGCTTCCCGAGGGCGTCAAGGTCATGGACGAGAGCGACTATGTCCAAAGAGTGCCGGAAGCCGAGGAAGAACAGGCCGGACGTTACCGGCTCATCGATTCTTACGCAGAAGCGACCGACGTAAAGGGTGGCTTTCCGGTCGCACAGGTTGGCGACTTTTGGTGGCCCGTCCATTGTTACGGCATGATCGGCGTTGGCCGGAACTATTCGCCCGACACGGGATCGGGAGCCGAGCTTTATACGGTGATCGGACACGCCCCCCGCCATCTCGACCGAAATATCGCGCTCGTTGGCCGTATCATCGAAGGCATGGAGCACCTCTCCTCGCTCCCGCGCGGCTCAGGAGCGCTGGGTTTCTACACCGATGAGGAAGCGGACAAGCGCACCCCGATCCTGACCGTGCGCGTTGCCAGCGACCTACCCGCCGCCGAACAGCCGCACTTCGAATTCCTCTCCACCGCAGGCGAGACCTTCCCCCGCTATGCCGACGCGCGAGCCAATCGCCGCGACCCGTTCTTCATCGTGCCGGCGGGGGGCGCGGATATCTGCAACATTCCCGTGCCCATCCGCCGCGCAGGCGAGTGA
- a CDS encoding RelA/SpoT family protein — protein MLRQYELVERVKEYDPDADEAMLNRAYVYTVQKHGTQTRASGDPYFSHPVEVAGLMTDLQLDQETIATALLHDTVEDTLATIDDIEANFGTDVARLVDGVTKLSKIEQMPENERAAENLRKFLLAMSEDIRVLLVKLGDRLHNMRTLHFIKKPEKRQRIARETMDIYAPLAERVGMYEYMREMQMLAFEQLEPEAFETITQRLDQIRQEDGGQVDAIALDMKHALAEAGLTVEVSGREKHPYSIWRKMAERHVSFEQVTDIMAFRIITDNVTDCYRAMGVLHTTWQFLPGRFKDYISTPKTNGYRSLHTSLIYGKSMRVEVQIRTREMHQTNEFGLAAHWAYKQGDKPDGQVGWLRDLIEIVDASHDPEELLEHTRMAIYQDRIFAFTPKGALFQLPKGSTAVDFAFAVHTDLGAQTVGAKINGRHMPLRTQLNNGDVVEILKGRNAEPQMSWLGFVVTGKARAAIRRAVRLKERAEVAEIGQKLYDEIASRVPAKVGKKALRAALTRLDMEEEDDLYYAIGSAKIADREVMEALVPGCTEGLADDDAEWLRSGKSLSIRGLTPGVGYKLAECCHPVPGDRIVGIRKPNEGVEVHAIDCHELASGIDTDWLDLSWGKRSIGAVGRLRVTLYDRPGTLAEMAGIFAKNVVNVKSLEQVQLDHPFTTYEVDLEVQDLAHLTRILSALRASDSVAQAERA, from the coding sequence ATGCTGCGACAGTACGAACTTGTTGAACGGGTCAAGGAATATGACCCCGACGCCGACGAGGCGATGCTCAACCGCGCCTATGTCTACACCGTGCAGAAGCACGGTACACAGACGCGCGCGAGCGGGGACCCGTACTTCAGCCATCCGGTCGAAGTTGCCGGTCTGATGACCGACCTGCAGCTCGACCAGGAAACCATCGCCACCGCGCTGCTGCACGATACGGTCGAGGATACGCTCGCGACGATCGACGACATCGAGGCCAATTTCGGCACCGATGTCGCGCGGCTGGTCGATGGCGTGACCAAGCTTTCCAAGATCGAGCAGATGCCCGAAAACGAGCGGGCCGCCGAAAACCTGCGCAAGTTCCTGCTCGCCATGAGCGAGGATATTCGCGTCCTGCTGGTCAAGCTGGGCGACCGGCTGCACAACATGCGCACGCTGCATTTTATCAAGAAGCCGGAAAAGCGGCAGCGGATCGCGCGCGAAACGATGGATATCTACGCCCCGCTGGCAGAGCGGGTGGGCATGTACGAATACATGCGCGAGATGCAGATGCTGGCGTTTGAACAGCTCGAGCCGGAAGCATTCGAAACCATCACCCAGCGGCTCGACCAGATCAGGCAGGAAGACGGCGGGCAGGTCGATGCCATCGCGCTCGACATGAAGCATGCGCTGGCGGAAGCTGGGCTGACGGTCGAGGTTTCGGGCCGCGAGAAACATCCCTATTCGATCTGGCGAAAGATGGCCGAACGGCACGTGTCCTTCGAACAGGTCACCGACATTATGGCGTTCCGCATCATCACGGACAACGTCACCGATTGCTACCGCGCGATGGGAGTGCTGCACACGACCTGGCAGTTCCTGCCGGGGCGCTTCAAGGACTATATCTCGACGCCGAAAACCAACGGCTATCGCAGTCTCCATACCTCACTGATCTACGGCAAGTCGATGCGCGTCGAAGTGCAGATCCGGACCAGGGAGATGCACCAGACCAATGAGTTCGGATTGGCCGCCCACTGGGCCTACAAGCAGGGTGACAAGCCCGATGGCCAGGTCGGCTGGCTGCGCGACCTGATCGAGATCGTCGATGCCAGCCACGATCCGGAAGAGCTGCTCGAGCACACGCGCATGGCGATCTACCAGGATCGCATCTTCGCCTTCACGCCGAAGGGGGCATTGTTCCAGCTTCCCAAGGGTTCGACGGCGGTCGATTTCGCCTTTGCAGTGCACACCGATCTGGGCGCGCAGACGGTGGGTGCGAAGATAAACGGCCGTCACATGCCGCTGCGCACACAGCTCAACAATGGCGACGTGGTCGAAATCCTCAAGGGCAGGAACGCAGAGCCGCAGATGAGTTGGCTCGGCTTCGTGGTCACCGGCAAGGCCCGCGCTGCGATCCGCCGTGCCGTTCGCCTCAAGGAACGCGCCGAAGTCGCAGAAATCGGCCAGAAACTCTACGACGAGATCGCCTCGCGCGTGCCGGCCAAAGTCGGGAAGAAAGCCTTGCGCGCGGCGCTCACGCGTCTCGATATGGAGGAGGAGGACGACCTCTATTACGCAATCGGATCGGCCAAGATCGCCGACCGCGAAGTTATGGAAGCGCTTGTTCCAGGCTGCACCGAGGGGCTGGCCGATGACGATGCCGAGTGGCTGCGCAGCGGCAAGTCGCTGTCCATCCGCGGCCTAACTCCGGGCGTCGGATACAAGCTTGCCGAATGCTGTCACCCTGTTCCCGGCGATCGCATCGTCGGAATTCGCAAACCGAACGAAGGCGTCGAGGTTCACGCCATCGATTGTCACGAGCTAGCCAGCGGGATCGACACCGATTGGCTCGACCTCTCGTGGGGCAAGCGCTCGATAGGCGCAGTGGGTCGTCTCAGGGTTACTTTGTACGACCGTCCGGGTACATTGGCAGAGATGGCGGGTATATTTGCGAAGAACGTAGTCAACGTGAAGAGCCTCGAGCAGGTGCAGCTCGACCATCCGTTCACGACTTACGAAGTCGATCTGGAGGTGCAGGATCTCGCCCACCTCACCCGCATACTGAGCGCACTGCGCGCCAGTGACTCCGTCGCACAGGCAGAGCGCGCATGA
- a CDS encoding glycoside hydrolase family 16 protein produces MTRHWTLALAIALALGTAPAAYAHNHDAGVALADALTPERELIFADEFDAGTLDRDKWIVIGPDFWVNYEQQAYIDDPSVIAFTDDAAGAEGGALILRPVFKPGADTKADRNAPFVSGRIESQGKFDFMHGRAEARIKLPANVGVWPAFWLLGNDKWPDTGEIDIMEYVGEKDWIGVALHGPGYSGETPIVNKFFFPEGVDVTQWHTYAVEWTDTQIDFLIDDHVLYRVTRPMVENYGEWRFDNEKYLILNFAMGGAYPFKTNRIEKPYPGIPSETVEAVKRGEVAMLVDWVRVYAPAD; encoded by the coding sequence ATGACCCGCCACTGGACCTTGGCACTCGCAATCGCCCTTGCGCTTGGAACGGCCCCTGCGGCCTATGCGCACAACCATGATGCAGGCGTGGCACTGGCCGATGCGCTGACGCCGGAGCGCGAGCTGATCTTCGCAGACGAGTTCGATGCAGGAACTCTCGACCGCGACAAGTGGATCGTCATCGGCCCCGATTTCTGGGTTAATTACGAACAGCAGGCCTATATCGACGATCCTTCGGTCATCGCCTTCACCGATGATGCAGCAGGTGCCGAAGGCGGCGCGCTGATCCTTCGTCCGGTCTTCAAGCCCGGCGCCGACACCAAGGCGGATCGCAACGCGCCTTTTGTTTCGGGCCGGATCGAGAGCCAGGGCAAGTTCGATTTCATGCACGGTCGCGCCGAAGCGCGGATCAAGCTGCCCGCCAATGTCGGCGTCTGGCCCGCCTTCTGGCTTCTTGGCAACGACAAATGGCCTGACACGGGCGAGATCGACATCATGGAATATGTCGGAGAGAAGGACTGGATCGGCGTCGCTCTCCACGGCCCCGGGTACTCAGGCGAAACGCCCATCGTGAACAAATTTTTCTTCCCCGAAGGCGTCGATGTCACGCAGTGGCACACCTATGCGGTCGAGTGGACCGACACGCAGATCGATTTCCTGATCGACGACCACGTCCTTTACCGCGTGACCAGGCCGATGGTCGAGAATTACGGCGAATGGCGCTTCGATAACGAGAAGTACCTGATCCTGAACTTTGCGATGGGCGGCGCCTATCCGTTCAAGACGAACCGCATCGAAAAGCCCTATCCCGGCATTCCTTCCGAAACGGTAGAAGCCGTGAAGCGCGGCGAAGTGGCAATGCTCGTCGACTGGGTTCGCGTTTACGCGCCTGCAGACTAA
- a CDS encoding VOC family protein yields the protein MSLLTGIDHVQLAMPHGGEVHARKFWGELMGLEEVAKPGHLAVNGGCWFEGDGISIHCGVEDAFLPARRAHPALLVENLGALVAKLQAAGIKFKPGKELEGYRRGDVDDPFGNRIELMEKL from the coding sequence ATGAGCCTGCTGACCGGTATCGATCACGTCCAGCTTGCCATGCCGCACGGGGGCGAAGTCCACGCCCGGAAATTCTGGGGCGAACTGATGGGGCTGGAAGAAGTGGCGAAACCGGGCCACCTGGCGGTCAATGGCGGCTGCTGGTTCGAAGGAGATGGCATCTCGATCCACTGCGGCGTGGAAGATGCATTCTTGCCCGCACGGCGTGCTCATCCCGCATTGCTGGTCGAAAATCTGGGCGCACTCGTTGCCAAGCTTCAGGCCGCGGGCATCAAGTTCAAGCCGGGCAAGGAATTGGAAGGCTATCGCCGCGGAGACGTGGACGATCCCTTCGGCAATCGCATCGAGTTGATGGAAAAGCTCTAA
- a CDS encoding M1 family metallopeptidase — protein MYRLVSGIAVLLATAACTSTGAQPELSTAIPEPMVSPILSGPEALDTLTYAEPQIARVTHVALDLDLDFEAKRVRGAADLRILAAPGKERLVLDSNGLEIAQVTDGSGATLSYEIGTAVEEGGKGAPLTIMLNGARNVRIEYAASADAEALQWLSPEQTAGGEYPFLFSQGQAILNRTWIPTQDSPGIRQTWEARITAPKPLDVVMSGVAQGEPEDLGDGRRAFRFVMDKPVPPYLIAIAAGDIDFRGIGPRTGVWAEPSVLPRAYAEVGDTEEMVVAAEELYGAYRWGRYDMIVLPPAFPYGGMENPVMTFLTPTFIAGDRSNNGLVAHELAHSWSGNLVTNAVWGDSWLNEGVTTYFENRIVEAVYGKKRAEQEAALMYANIQEVLAEVGNDAPGTALSTDGGYELGSAIAYDKGAFFLRTVERIVGRERFDAWLRQWFDNHAFQPATSEMFYDDMMQNLIASEQEAQALMLRDWIFAPGLPSNVAKPDPAAFAEVDAAVAAYVATQAIPAAYASWTAAEQMRFLDNLPATLSADQLAQLDASLGLSGTGNNEILFLWLEMALENRYAPAVPLAEEFLARVGRAKFVRPLFGVLWDQGDWGRPIAQRIYAKTRDSYHAVTRAGVDRVMTAE, from the coding sequence ATGTACCGCCTTGTTTCCGGCATCGCCGTCCTTCTCGCCACTGCGGCCTGCACGTCAACTGGCGCCCAACCGGAGCTTTCGACCGCGATCCCGGAACCGATGGTCTCGCCGATCCTGTCCGGCCCCGAAGCGCTAGATACTCTCACCTATGCCGAACCGCAGATCGCGCGCGTGACACATGTTGCGCTGGACCTCGATCTCGATTTCGAGGCGAAGCGGGTACGCGGCGCAGCCGATCTGCGCATACTGGCCGCGCCCGGCAAGGAACGGCTGGTGCTCGACAGCAACGGCCTGGAAATCGCTCAGGTAACCGACGGCTCGGGTGCAACCTTGTCTTACGAAATCGGCACCGCCGTCGAAGAGGGCGGGAAGGGCGCCCCGCTCACCATCATGTTGAATGGCGCGCGCAATGTCCGCATCGAGTACGCCGCTTCTGCGGATGCCGAGGCGCTCCAATGGCTTTCGCCCGAACAAACAGCCGGCGGTGAATATCCTTTCCTTTTCAGTCAGGGCCAGGCGATCCTCAACCGCACCTGGATCCCGACGCAGGACAGCCCCGGCATCCGCCAGACATGGGAGGCCCGGATCACCGCGCCCAAGCCGCTCGACGTGGTCATGAGCGGCGTCGCGCAGGGCGAGCCGGAAGATTTGGGCGATGGCCGCCGTGCATTCCGCTTCGTGATGGACAAGCCGGTGCCACCCTACCTGATCGCGATTGCAGCGGGTGACATCGATTTCCGCGGGATCGGTCCGCGCACAGGCGTCTGGGCAGAGCCTTCGGTTCTCCCGCGCGCTTATGCAGAAGTCGGGGACACCGAGGAAATGGTCGTCGCTGCGGAAGAGCTTTACGGCGCGTATCGCTGGGGCCGCTACGACATGATCGTGCTGCCACCCGCTTTCCCGTACGGGGGCATGGAAAATCCTGTCATGACCTTCCTCACTCCCACCTTCATTGCCGGCGACCGCTCGAACAACGGTCTGGTCGCACACGAATTGGCGCATAGCTGGTCGGGCAATCTCGTGACCAATGCGGTCTGGGGCGACAGTTGGCTCAACGAAGGCGTCACCACCTATTTCGAGAACCGCATCGTCGAGGCGGTGTATGGGAAGAAGCGGGCCGAGCAGGAGGCTGCGCTGATGTATGCCAACATCCAGGAAGTCCTGGCAGAGGTCGGCAATGACGCTCCTGGCACGGCTCTCAGCACCGATGGCGGTTACGAACTCGGCAGCGCGATCGCCTATGACAAGGGCGCTTTCTTCCTGCGGACGGTCGAACGCATCGTCGGGCGCGAACGCTTCGATGCGTGGCTGCGGCAGTGGTTCGATAATCACGCCTTCCAGCCCGCCACCAGCGAAATGTTCTACGACGATATGATGCAGAACCTCATCGCTTCAGAACAGGAAGCGCAGGCCCTGATGCTGCGCGACTGGATTTTTGCGCCGGGCCTGCCCTCGAATGTGGCCAAGCCCGATCCGGCCGCCTTTGCCGAGGTCGACGCGGCTGTCGCAGCTTACGTTGCCACCCAGGCCATTCCCGCCGCCTATGCATCATGGACCGCTGCTGAGCAGATGCGTTTTCTCGACAATTTGCCCGCCACGCTTTCGGCGGACCAGCTGGCGCAACTGGACGCAAGCCTTGGCCTGTCGGGCACGGGCAACAACGAGATCCTGTTCCTCTGGCTCGAGATGGCGCTGGAAAATCGTTATGCGCCCGCCGTGCCCCTGGCCGAGGAATTCCTTGCCCGGGTCGGACGCGCCAAGTTCGTTCGCCCGCTGTTCGGTGTTCTCTGGGACCAAGGCGATTGGGGGCGGCCCATTGCGCAGCGCATCTATGCAAAGACCCGTGACAGCTACCACGCGGTAACACGTGCGGGAGTGGACCGGGTGATGACAGCGGAGTGA